A portion of the Sphingobacterium spiritivorum genome contains these proteins:
- a CDS encoding DUF72 domain-containing protein encodes MKFGQVNNPEDIDFSLPSTPPETLEVLSKGDNSKPFEVYIGCAKWNKTDLKGFYPRGTKDELAYYSTQFNSIELNATFYNSPSKEQVETWKEKTPADFKFFPKIPQSISHYSRLLNTSEKVTAFTDAVALFEEKLGMVFLQMIDNFKPKDFQRLEDFVREFPKGIPLAVEVRNAEWFSDPEVREKLYKTLQQYQVSNVLVDTAGRRDMLHMRMTTPTAFIRYVGANHSSDYSRLDEWIEVIKKWRSAGLEKLYFFIHQNIEVESPLLANHFIKKLNDTFDLDIRSPRKNELF; translated from the coding sequence ATGAAATTTGGTCAGGTAAATAATCCGGAAGATATAGATTTTTCTCTTCCTTCTACTCCTCCTGAAACACTGGAAGTATTGAGTAAGGGAGATAACAGCAAGCCATTTGAAGTGTATATTGGTTGTGCAAAATGGAATAAAACAGATCTGAAAGGCTTCTATCCACGTGGTACAAAAGACGAATTAGCGTACTATTCTACTCAATTTAACAGCATTGAGCTTAATGCTACTTTTTACAACTCTCCTTCAAAAGAACAGGTGGAGACATGGAAAGAAAAAACTCCTGCAGATTTTAAATTCTTTCCAAAAATTCCGCAATCCATCAGTCATTACAGCAGATTGCTTAACACCAGTGAGAAAGTAACCGCCTTTACAGATGCTGTTGCACTGTTTGAAGAAAAACTGGGCATGGTTTTCCTGCAGATGATTGATAATTTCAAGCCGAAAGATTTTCAGCGTCTGGAAGATTTTGTCCGTGAATTTCCGAAGGGTATTCCTCTGGCTGTCGAGGTGCGTAATGCGGAATGGTTTTCAGATCCGGAAGTGCGGGAGAAACTTTACAAGACTTTACAGCAATATCAGGTATCCAATGTATTGGTCGATACTGCAGGGAGAAGAGATATGTTGCATATGCGAATGACCACACCTACAGCATTTATCCGATATGTAGGAGCCAATCACAGCAGTGATTACAGCAGACTGGATGAATGGATAGAGGTGATCAAAAAGTGGCGTTCAGCAGGATTAGAGAAATTGTATTTCTTTATTCATCAAAATATTGAAGTGGAATCTCCCCTTCTCGCCAATCATTTTATCAAAAAACTGAATGATACCTTTGATCTGGATATCCGCAGTCCCCGAAAGAACGAATTATTTTAA
- a CDS encoding MFS transporter, giving the protein MSINTKSQLTPSLLWLMAIGSGLVVANNYYNQPLLALMAKDFDVSEARISNIAMLTQIGYACGLLFIVPLGDMVRRRNLILIDFIFIIASLIGMAMTKSVDWLFPLSFMVGFTSVVPQIFVPMAAELASPDKRSSAIGMVMSGLLIGILLSRVVSGIIGDYFGWREMYWAAAGCMVVLGILIAVKLPGNSPSFTGSYKDLMKSLVRLTRTQPVLRLAAFRGAMGFAGFSAFWTTLVFHMEGAPFHDGPAVVGSFGLVGAAGALGAAFVGRFTGRFTSFQIILYAIIMMIVSWIVFYFGGYTYVGLIIGIILVDLGLQSMHIMNQSSYFALNLGANNRLNTVYMVTYFIGGSTGTYLAAQAWKYQQWTGVVVVGTFFTALALAAHLVFDKKINNKTV; this is encoded by the coding sequence ATGAGTATTAATACAAAATCCCAACTTACTCCTTCTCTACTATGGCTCATGGCTATAGGAAGCGGACTGGTAGTCGCAAATAATTATTATAATCAACCTTTACTCGCTCTGATGGCGAAAGATTTTGATGTGTCAGAAGCCAGGATCAGCAATATCGCCATGTTGACGCAAATCGGCTATGCCTGCGGACTTCTGTTTATTGTTCCTTTGGGTGATATGGTCAGACGTCGTAATCTTATCCTGATTGATTTTATATTTATTATTGCCTCGCTTATCGGAATGGCGATGACTAAATCTGTTGACTGGTTATTTCCGTTGAGCTTTATGGTAGGTTTTACATCTGTAGTACCTCAGATTTTTGTTCCCATGGCAGCAGAACTGGCCAGTCCTGATAAAAGAAGTTCGGCTATAGGAATGGTCATGAGTGGTCTGCTGATCGGGATTTTACTATCCCGGGTTGTCAGCGGCATTATAGGGGATTATTTCGGATGGCGGGAAATGTACTGGGCTGCTGCAGGCTGTATGGTCGTATTAGGTATACTGATCGCTGTTAAACTTCCGGGAAACAGCCCATCTTTTACCGGCTCCTATAAGGACCTGATGAAGTCATTAGTCCGGTTGACACGGACACAGCCCGTATTAAGATTAGCGGCATTCAGAGGCGCAATGGGATTTGCGGGGTTCAGCGCATTCTGGACTACACTTGTTTTTCATATGGAAGGGGCTCCTTTCCACGATGGTCCTGCGGTGGTAGGTTCGTTTGGCCTCGTAGGAGCTGCCGGAGCTTTGGGTGCTGCCTTTGTAGGCAGATTTACAGGAAGATTTACTTCTTTTCAGATTATTCTGTATGCAATTATTATGATGATTGTAAGCTGGATTGTCTTTTACTTTGGCGGCTATACCTATGTGGGATTGATCATTGGAATTATTTTGGTAGATTTAGGTCTGCAATCTATGCATATCATGAATCAGTCCAGCTATTTTGCACTCAATCTCGGAGCAAATAACAGACTGAATACGGTATATATGGTCACCTATTTTATAGGCGGATCAACTGGCACCTATCTGGCTGCACAGGCCTGGAAATATCAGCAATGGACAGGTGTGGTAGTCGTTGGTACTTTCTTTACCGCATTAGCATTGGCAGCACATCTGGTATTTGATAAAAAGATTAATAATAAAACAGTATAG
- a CDS encoding tetratricopeptide repeat protein — MKKQFKHLGLDQNISFLLTGLYLFPLPENKREYRISMVDSPAISLAVSAINCYTKDDLEGAHGYYTKGIEEFAEQPFFHACRSLLNSLMGDDEGAFYDYQVAKKLDFNYYSFFEWLEQREFEHEHLDNNDQLSELNLLVKQEPSKVNHLINRALEKVYSFSYWGALDDYTLAISLQPELAELYVYRGALQTRLLRYDDALFDFDKAILLAPDNFQAYIYRAKLFVAIGMSELALEDFRYAENLQHNNAVVFEERATLYEKTGNLQLAKLDYDRWISLTEEDFYPYTLRAELLEKMEDWVGALQDYDHAIRLNPHYSDLYQYRASVKEKLGDEEGARIDLRKFEELEQEG; from the coding sequence TTGAAAAAACAATTCAAGCATTTAGGTCTGGATCAGAATATATCTTTTCTCCTGACGGGTTTATATTTGTTTCCTCTACCTGAAAACAAAAGAGAATATCGTATTAGCATGGTTGATTCTCCTGCGATTTCTCTGGCGGTATCAGCTATAAACTGTTATACCAAAGACGATCTGGAAGGAGCACATGGTTACTATACAAAAGGAATTGAGGAATTTGCTGAACAGCCTTTTTTTCATGCTTGCCGCAGTTTGTTGAATTCTCTGATGGGAGACGATGAGGGTGCTTTTTATGATTATCAGGTGGCTAAAAAACTTGATTTCAATTATTATTCCTTTTTTGAGTGGCTGGAGCAACGTGAATTCGAACACGAACATCTTGATAATAATGATCAGCTGAGCGAACTGAATCTACTGGTCAAACAGGAACCTTCTAAAGTCAATCATTTGATCAACAGAGCACTGGAGAAAGTATATTCATTCTCGTATTGGGGAGCTTTGGACGACTATACACTTGCCATTTCCTTACAACCTGAACTTGCTGAATTATATGTATATCGGGGAGCATTGCAGACCCGGCTTTTGCGCTATGACGATGCTTTATTCGATTTTGACAAGGCAATTTTATTAGCACCGGATAATTTTCAGGCGTATATATATCGGGCTAAATTATTTGTAGCAATTGGAATGAGTGAACTGGCTTTAGAAGATTTCAGGTATGCGGAAAATCTGCAGCATAATAATGCTGTTGTTTTTGAAGAGCGTGCAACCCTGTATGAAAAGACTGGAAATCTGCAATTAGCTAAACTGGATTATGACCGATGGATCAGTCTCACAGAAGAAGATTTTTATCCCTATACCTTACGTGCAGAGCTGCTGGAGAAAATGGAAGATTGGGTAGGGGCTTTGCAGGATTATGATCATGCTATACGTCTCAATCCGCATTATTCTGATCTGTACCAATACCGGGCGTCCGTGAAAGAAAAGCTGGGAGATGAAGAAGGGGCACGTATAGATCTCAGGAAATTTGAAGAATTAGAGCAGGAAGGTTAA